One window of Siniperca chuatsi isolate FFG_IHB_CAS linkage group LG15, ASM2008510v1, whole genome shotgun sequence genomic DNA carries:
- the sdsl gene encoding serine dehydratase-like isoform X1 produces MAKHFHLNTPLLESVSMSKRVGTTVYLKMENSQPSGSFKIRGIGHLCQQLARQSKGVVCSSGGNAGMAAAYVARKMGVPATIVVPSSSPQLVVQRLQDQGAAVKITGKVWDDANAEALRLAATEGLTYVPPFDHPLLWQGHASMITEAAASLGPSVKPGAVLVSVGGGGLLCGVIQGLKDVGWTDVPIIAMETVGADCFNAAVKAGRVVTLDDITSEAKCLGAKTVCKKAFEYSQCSELTIISELVTDQQALQAVETFLDEERVLVELACGAALAAVYSGLIRRLQDEGRLPTLLGPLLVVVCGGSSVDVKQLTNLRHKLQT; encoded by the exons ATGGCGAAGCATTTCCACCTGAATACGCCGCTGCTGGAAAGCGTCAGCATGTCCAAACGCGTGGGAACCACCGTGTACCTGAAGATGGAGAATTCACAGCCCTCTGGCTCGTTCAAGATCCGTGGCATTGGACACCTCTGCCAGCAG CTCGCCAGACAGTCCAAAGGAGTTGTCTGCTCTTCAG GTGGTAATGCAGGTATGGCTGCAGCCTACGTAGCCAGAAAAATGGGTGTACCAGCCACCATCGTAgttccctcctcttctcctcagcTGGTCGTTCAGAGACTCCAGGATCAGGGTGCTGCTGTCAAGATTACAGGCAAG GTTTGGGATGATGCCAATGCAGAGGCTCTCAGACTGGCAGCGACTGAGGGACTCACCTACGTTCCTCCATTCGATCACCCCCTGCTCTG GCAGGGCCACGCCAGTATGATCACAGAGGCCGCAGCCTCTCTGGGTCCCAGTGTGAAGCCCGGAGCTGTGCTGGTGTCTGTGGGCGGAGGGGGCCTCCTCTGTGGGGTCATCCAGGGCCTGAAGGACGTAGGTTGGACGGATGTACCCATCATTGCCATGGAGACGGTGGGGGCCGACTGTTTCAACGCTGCGGTTAAGGCGGGGAGGGTGGTCACcctggatgacatcaccag TGAGGCTAAATGTCTTGGAGCAAAGACAGTTTGCAAGAAAGCTTTTGAATACAGCCAATGCAGCGAGCTTACAATCATTTCTGAACTCGTGACTGACCAGCAGGCTCTGCAGGCTGTCGAAACATTCCTGG ATGAGGAGCGAGTGTTGGTGGAGCTGGCGTGCGGAGCAGCATTAGCAGCTGTCTACAGTGGACTTATACGTAGACTACAGGATGAAG GTCGGCTGCCGACTCTCTTGGGCCCCCTGCTGGTGGTCGTGTGCGGTGGCAGCAGCGTCGACGTGAAGCAGCTGACCAACCTCAGACACAAACTGCAGACTTAA
- the sdsl gene encoding serine dehydratase-like isoform X2, whose protein sequence is MAKHFHLNTPLLESVSMSKRVGTTVYLKMENSQPSGSFKIRGIGHLCQQLARQSKGVVCSSGGNAGMAAAYVARKMGVPATIVVPSSSPQLVVQRLQDQGAAVKITGKVWDDANAEALRLAATEGLTYVPPFDHPLLWQGHASMITEAAASLGPSVKPGAVLVSVGGGGLLCGVIQGLKDVGWTDVPIIAMETVGADCFNAAVKAGRVVTLDDITSEAKCLGAKTVCKKAFEYSQCSELTIISELVTDQQALQAVETFLDEERVLVELACGAALAAVYSGLIRRLQDEVMPCLRQELRHITTFQPSNLVDSSLQTS, encoded by the exons ATGGCGAAGCATTTCCACCTGAATACGCCGCTGCTGGAAAGCGTCAGCATGTCCAAACGCGTGGGAACCACCGTGTACCTGAAGATGGAGAATTCACAGCCCTCTGGCTCGTTCAAGATCCGTGGCATTGGACACCTCTGCCAGCAG CTCGCCAGACAGTCCAAAGGAGTTGTCTGCTCTTCAG GTGGTAATGCAGGTATGGCTGCAGCCTACGTAGCCAGAAAAATGGGTGTACCAGCCACCATCGTAgttccctcctcttctcctcagcTGGTCGTTCAGAGACTCCAGGATCAGGGTGCTGCTGTCAAGATTACAGGCAAG GTTTGGGATGATGCCAATGCAGAGGCTCTCAGACTGGCAGCGACTGAGGGACTCACCTACGTTCCTCCATTCGATCACCCCCTGCTCTG GCAGGGCCACGCCAGTATGATCACAGAGGCCGCAGCCTCTCTGGGTCCCAGTGTGAAGCCCGGAGCTGTGCTGGTGTCTGTGGGCGGAGGGGGCCTCCTCTGTGGGGTCATCCAGGGCCTGAAGGACGTAGGTTGGACGGATGTACCCATCATTGCCATGGAGACGGTGGGGGCCGACTGTTTCAACGCTGCGGTTAAGGCGGGGAGGGTGGTCACcctggatgacatcaccag TGAGGCTAAATGTCTTGGAGCAAAGACAGTTTGCAAGAAAGCTTTTGAATACAGCCAATGCAGCGAGCTTACAATCATTTCTGAACTCGTGACTGACCAGCAGGCTCTGCAGGCTGTCGAAACATTCCTGG ATGAGGAGCGAGTGTTGGTGGAGCTGGCGTGCGGAGCAGCATTAGCAGCTGTCTACAGTGGACTTATACGTAGACTACAGGATGAAG TGATGCCGTGTTTGAGACAGGAATTAAGACACATCACAACGTTTCAGCCAAGTAATCTGGTTGACAGTTCTTTACAAACATCTTAA